A single window of Moorena sp. SIOASIH DNA harbors:
- a CDS encoding DUF3155 domain-containing protein translates to MARRRKRKSRRRQEGRKILEHVPQYNLESGEYKPVTAARAYIRSQGIVPPALLLVKRNEHTTDRYFWAEKGLFGAQYVEENHFLFPSLRLINSPLKKVGVAARSR, encoded by the coding sequence TTGGCAAGAAGACGTAAGCGTAAGAGTCGCCGCCGCCAAGAAGGGCGAAAGATACTTGAGCATGTACCTCAGTACAATCTAGAAAGTGGCGAGTATAAACCGGTTACAGCAGCACGCGCATACATTCGATCACAAGGGATAGTTCCACCTGCCCTACTACTGGTCAAACGTAACGAGCATACCACAGACCGTTATTTCTGGGCAGAGAAAGGGCTCTTCGGTGCCCAATATGTGGAAGAAAATCATTTTCTGTTTCCCAGTTTGCGATTAATCAACTCTCCCTTAAAGAAGGTAGGGGTTGCCGCTCGTAGCCGCTGA
- a CDS encoding cofactor assembly of complex C subunit B: MNTTILASTLLLTLLLAVGLFFFIRASVKDRIQQVKLASPETEESLLNQLKQYFDQRAYQVAAVDAATNQVTFQGIVRPSWFLAIFLTVLAACGIVCLSLVLSILFPTLTKVFLGLVALAPAAGLFYWKKAERLEQVSLKLESASTQAAGEQSLVIVTGHRDELIQLQQSLKLKPLL; encoded by the coding sequence GTGAATACAACTATTCTTGCTTCTACACTTTTGCTAACCCTTTTATTGGCAGTAGGTTTGTTTTTCTTTATTCGAGCCTCTGTGAAAGACCGAATACAACAAGTGAAGCTAGCTTCCCCAGAAACAGAAGAATCGCTTCTAAACCAGTTGAAGCAATATTTTGATCAAAGAGCCTACCAGGTGGCGGCGGTGGATGCTGCCACCAATCAAGTCACGTTCCAGGGGATAGTCCGACCGAGTTGGTTTCTGGCTATCTTTTTAACCGTCCTAGCTGCCTGTGGTATAGTCTGCTTATCTCTAGTGCTCTCTATTTTGTTTCCGACTTTGACTAAGGTGTTTTTGGGGCTAGTGGCACTAGCTCCCGCAGCGGGCCTTTTTTATTGGAAAAAAGCTGAGCGACTCGAACAGGTATCTCTGAAATTAGAATCAGCGTCTACCCAAGCCGCTGGGGAGCAATCTTTGGTTATAGTCACTGGCCATCGCGATGAACTAATACAACTTCAACAGTCTCTGAAACTAAAACCCTTGCTGTAA